One genomic window of Streptomyces sp. NBC_01276 includes the following:
- a CDS encoding DinB family protein produces the protein MDEQPERWTQATVYPDMWADPDDDPRNNEGVSPDGEFANLLDFLTNYRMTLRMKCEGLDPEQLARRSVPPSTMSLLGLLRHLAEVERDWRNWITDGDPLPKLYGARDSDFHGAVAEQAVVDAAYADLEREQAATDAALAEHPDLGERVGKDKIAIRELLVHRVEEYARHCGHADLLRECVDGRVGQ, from the coding sequence ATGGACGAACAACCCGAACGATGGACCCAGGCGACCGTCTACCCCGACATGTGGGCCGACCCGGACGACGACCCCCGCAACAACGAAGGGGTGAGCCCGGACGGCGAGTTCGCGAACCTGCTGGACTTCCTGACCAACTACCGCATGACCCTGCGCATGAAGTGCGAGGGCCTGGACCCGGAGCAACTGGCCCGCCGGTCGGTGCCGCCGTCGACGATGTCGCTGCTCGGCCTGCTCCGGCACCTGGCCGAGGTGGAACGGGACTGGCGCAACTGGATCACCGACGGCGACCCGCTGCCGAAGCTGTACGGCGCGCGTGACTCCGACTTCCACGGAGCCGTCGCCGAGCAGGCCGTGGTGGACGCCGCGTACGCCGATCTGGAGCGCGAGCAGGCCGCGACCGACGCCGCGCTGGCCGAACACCCGGACCTGGGCGAGCGCGTGGGCAAGGACAAGATCGCGATCCGGGAGCTGCTGGTGCACCGGGTCGAGGAGTACGCCCGCCACTGCGGCCACGCCGACCTGTTGCGCGAGTGCGTCGACGGAAGGGTCGGTCAGTAA
- a CDS encoding purple acid phosphatase family protein, whose amino-acid sequence MDVPDFGIPQKLASGMSMAEQHDYLRARFTRRGALRAGAVTAAVAGVGLGAGAASPAYAAPAALPASSERRGVDGSLTAPFGRHLQYGADPKTQMRVSWQVPFAVKKPYLRIGTSPWALSRKIDAEVRHLSTPVFNGGKIAAAEQFYLHVGLDRLRPGQTYYYGVGHDGFDPADHRNLGTLGTFTTAPARAENFTFTAFGDQGVSYHALANDAVLLAQNPAFHLHAGDICYADSSGAGAPGDTYDARAWDQFLAQTESVAKSVPWMVTTGNHDMEAWYSPQGYGGQNARWSLPDNGPDPVNLPGAYSFVHGNVGVVALDANDVSYEIPVNFGISGGKQTAWLDRRLGELRHNRDVDFIVVFFHHCAFSTTSSHASEGGVRDAWVPLFEKHTVDLVINGHNHVYERTDAIRANRVGRKVPIGERTDPTRDGIVYVTAGAAGRSLYGFPVPDSYEGHVADRDSVDTYHWAKGGAKATETVEWSRVRYTNYSFLAVEVETGSHPRLKVSALAETGQRVDHFEIQRGR is encoded by the coding sequence CTGGACGTACCCGATTTCGGTATCCCTCAGAAGCTGGCCTCCGGCATGAGCATGGCCGAGCAGCACGACTACCTGCGCGCCCGGTTCACCCGGCGCGGCGCACTGCGTGCGGGCGCGGTCACCGCCGCCGTGGCCGGGGTCGGCCTCGGTGCGGGCGCGGCCTCGCCCGCCTACGCGGCCCCGGCCGCGCTGCCGGCCTCCTCCGAGCGGCGCGGCGTCGACGGCTCGTTGACCGCCCCCTTCGGACGCCACCTGCAGTACGGCGCGGACCCGAAGACCCAGATGCGCGTCTCGTGGCAGGTGCCCTTCGCCGTCAAGAAGCCGTACCTGCGCATCGGGACCAGCCCGTGGGCGCTGAGCCGGAAGATCGACGCCGAGGTGCGCCACCTCAGCACCCCCGTCTTCAACGGCGGCAAGATCGCGGCCGCCGAGCAGTTCTACCTGCACGTGGGCCTGGACCGGCTGCGGCCCGGCCAGACGTACTACTACGGCGTCGGCCACGACGGGTTCGACCCGGCCGACCACCGCAACCTCGGCACGCTCGGCACCTTCACCACCGCACCCGCACGCGCCGAGAACTTCACCTTCACCGCCTTCGGCGACCAGGGCGTGAGCTATCACGCCCTCGCCAACGACGCCGTGCTGCTGGCCCAGAACCCGGCCTTCCACCTCCACGCGGGCGACATCTGCTACGCCGACTCCTCCGGCGCGGGCGCCCCCGGCGACACCTATGACGCCCGCGCCTGGGACCAGTTCCTGGCCCAGACCGAGTCGGTGGCCAAGAGCGTGCCGTGGATGGTGACGACCGGCAACCACGACATGGAGGCCTGGTACTCGCCGCAGGGCTACGGCGGCCAGAACGCCCGCTGGTCCCTGCCCGACAACGGCCCGGACCCGGTCAACCTGCCCGGCGCCTACTCCTTCGTGCACGGCAACGTCGGCGTCGTCGCGCTCGACGCCAACGACGTCTCGTACGAGATCCCCGTCAACTTCGGCATCAGCGGCGGCAAGCAGACCGCCTGGCTGGACCGGCGCCTCGGCGAACTGCGCCACAACCGCGACGTCGACTTCATCGTGGTTTTCTTCCACCACTGCGCGTTCTCCACCACCAGCTCGCACGCCTCCGAAGGCGGTGTCCGCGACGCGTGGGTGCCGCTGTTCGAGAAGCACACGGTGGACCTGGTCATCAACGGCCACAACCACGTGTACGAGCGCACCGACGCCATCAGGGCCAACCGCGTCGGCCGCAAGGTGCCGATCGGTGAGCGCACCGACCCGACCCGGGACGGCATCGTGTATGTCACGGCCGGCGCGGCGGGCCGCTCGCTGTACGGCTTCCCGGTCCCCGACTCCTACGAGGGCCACGTCGCGGACCGCGACAGCGTGGACACCTACCACTGGGCCAAGGGCGGTGCGAAGGCGACCGAGACCGTCGAGTGGTCGCGGGTCCGGTACACCAACTACTCGTTCCTCGCGGTGGAGGTGGAGACCGGCTCCCACCCGCGGCTGAAGGTCAGCGCCCTCGCCGAGACGGGGCAGCGCGTCGACCACTTCGAGATCCAGCGCGGCCGGTAG
- a CDS encoding ArsR/SmtB family transcription factor, producing the protein MQVPLYQAKAEFFRMLGHPVRIRVLELLQNGPRPVRELLAEIDVEPSNLSQQLAVLRRSGIVVSIRDGSTVSYALAGGDVADLLKAARRILTELLAGQSELLAELRQGDSRPARTGVETRTGVETGTGAGTAS; encoded by the coding sequence ATCCAGGTACCCCTGTACCAGGCGAAGGCCGAGTTCTTCCGCATGCTCGGGCACCCCGTCCGCATCCGCGTCCTGGAGCTGCTGCAGAACGGTCCGCGGCCCGTGCGCGAGCTCCTCGCCGAGATCGACGTCGAGCCCTCCAACCTCTCCCAACAGCTCGCCGTGCTGCGCCGGTCGGGCATCGTCGTCTCCATCCGCGACGGATCGACGGTGAGTTACGCGCTCGCCGGCGGCGACGTCGCCGATCTGCTGAAGGCGGCCCGCCGCATCCTCACCGAACTCCTGGCCGGCCAGAGCGAACTCCTCGCCGAACTGCGGCAGGGCGACTCCAGGCCGGCCCGCACCGGCGTGGAGACCCGCACGGGCGTGGAGACCGGCACGGGCGCCGGCACCGCTTCGTGA